Genomic segment of Denticeps clupeoides unplaced genomic scaffold, fDenClu1.1, whole genome shotgun sequence:
ATTTGACTGGCATGCTGGTGATTTGAATGCCAGCTGGAATTGTGAGGATGAGTTTACCCTGCTGGAGGCTTAGAATCGGACTGGCACTGATGCCCCCAGTCAGAACAAAGTTCCctgagggggaagaaaaaaaaaaaaaaaaaaaaaagagagattggCTGAGATGATTTTTACAACTACGTACTTATTACGTTGGATACAGAGCTTACCTGGAGCAGCTGAGGGGATCTGAATAACTCCGGAGTTGAGGAGCTGGACCCCGGGTGGGTTGCTGGTTGCATTCATCCTCAGGGGCGCCGGAGCCACCCCGACACCAGTGCCAGGGTTGGAAGCAAGGATCCTGAAAGTCCCCCCAGCGGATGGTATAGAGAGGGAGGGGCCAGCTGGCACCACTTGAGGAAAGGCGAGGGCTCCACTGGGACTGGCTGAAATGGTGGACACGGGCACCAGCTGGGGTAGAGACATGGGGACGATCATCTCCTTAGACTGGGACACCGGGACCACTTGGCTCGGGGAGGAGATGGCGGCCTGGATATGTGGGAGGTTTGTTGGAGATGCCTGCTCACCCAGCTGTACTGTCAGCGCCTGAGGCACCTGAATATTCGTCACGGGCGAAACGGACAGAAGCGCGCCATCAGCGAGGGCAGTGGGGGACGCCATGTGCTGAGCCTGGGAGAGACCCGACGCTATCTGCAGCGCTTGGCCCTGGAAGACCTGGCAGAGGGAAGCCGATGGGCCCATCACAATCTCAGAAGCCTGTGCTGCCTGGGTCGACAGCGGCAGCACGGGACTGGTGATGACCACGCCGCCGGAGGATGGCAGACTGAGGGTCTCTGGCAGCCGGCCATTCTGGCTCAGGACCAGGGAGGGGAGCGTAGTGGTACTGGACGAGATGGACAGGGAAGAGCTGGTGGGTGTGGGCACAGAGCTGGAAGAACCGCTCCCGGCCTCCTCCTTCAGGACCATGCCCTCTGGGATACTGATGGAGTTGATGAAATCCAGAGTGTGCAAAGTGCCGGGCAGCGCTGCCGGGCGCCTTAGCCTCCTCTGCCAGTGGAAGTGTGATGGAGCCATTGGAGTTGGCGTGGGCGTTCAGCACAACGGCTGGAAGGGTGGGCTGGGTCTCCATGTCAGCGAGGGCCGTTGCCTCCAGGCCCAAGCTGATAGTCCCGGTCACTTTGGGAATCACCTGAGCCCCGTTTAGCAACAGAGTGGAGTTAGCCGTGACCGGGCTGAGGGTGACGGCGTGGCCATCACTCAGAGTCAGCCCGTTGATAATGACCCCCGACCCTGCGCCCGAAAGAAGTGGGTTCCCGTTGAGGACCAGAGGTTTGTCCGAGTTGTCATCTATATCCCCCTTGCTACCTTCATCTTCAGTGCTGTGGTTGCCATCAGACTCGCTGATGAAAGCAGAGAAAAGCAGTGAGGATTACAGGACTGCGACTACTGGGTTATATACTGCCAGTGGGGAAGTGGGTCCGTGTAATAATCAAACGCATTAACTAAAAAGCACCCCTGACAACCAGAATTTTGGTAACGTCCACACTTCGGTTGAGATCGGACGAACAGAAATGCGTTTCTTAATTATGCCTGGTTTTGTTAAAAGAATGGTCATAAAatgattaagtgaaagtgaagcgattgtcattgggatggcacagcacacggtgacacaacgaaacgtgtcccctgcttttaaccgtcacccttcaGCAGTGTGTCGGGCTGGCActccgggattcgaaccggcaacctttgaTTTCTGCCCCACTATCCACAGCGTCTGTCTGAAGTGGGGTTAACTAGTGAAGtagttagtaaaaaaaaagtctttatcgGGGCAAATGAAAGTATAGTTCTGTTTTAATTGGACCGTTAACCCCGCTGCCACTGAAAGAGATCCCCCTCTTCCTGGAACAGACAGGCCCACGGTCCGCGGGGAAACCTGAGCCACCGTGGGAGCCCGGGCTCACATTTCACAACAAAGCGCCACGCTGTCAGGGGCCCGGAGCCCCACGCCGCCGATTCCGCCCgcttaatatacatatattattcatatttttcacGATGTGCATTGTAAAGTGCagcgacctctgaccttttggCGTGGGTGCCGGTGGTCTCGGACGGGGTTCGGTCCCTCTGCCGCCGGTTCTTGAACCAGTTACTGACCTGGGTCAGGGACAGTCCGGTCGCTTTGGCCAGACTCTTCTTCTCGTCCGGAGTCGGGTACTTGTTGCCCTTGTAACACTCGATGAGCGCGTTGCGCGACTTCTCCTTGAAGCAGTACACGGTCTCCTCGCCGTCCCAGATGGTCTTCGGCAGCGGGAACTTCTTCCTCAGCCGGTACTTGTCCACGGCGCCCAGGCTCCGGCCCCGGGACCTCTCCGCCTCCTTGTAGCGCGCCTGCAGGTAGAGGTTCTGCAGGAAGCCGTGGTTGCTCGGGTGGAAGTCGTGGCTCTCCAGGATCGCGTAGAGGTCCTTGAATTCCTCGCGGTGGAAGGCGACCAGCGCCTGGGCCTTGAGGAGAGTCTCGTTGCCACGTAGCAGGTCGGCCGAGGGCGGGATGGTGGAGAGGAACCTCCACAGGCGATCCACGTTGCCCGCCTGCAGCAGCGCCTCGCACAGACACGCCACTTGGTCGGCGGAGAAAGTCAGGGCGGAACTCTGGAAGGCCCGCAGCAGCCGCTCCGACACGTCGTCCGGCTCGGCGTCCGCCGTGAACGCGCCGGGCTCCGGGCTCGGCTCCTCCGCGGCCTTCTCGTTCTGTTCCGCGGACTCCGACGGCGAGGAAGCcattttcactttaacttttttttttttttttctcccttttttttctttctttctttcctcctctttccccgtcttcttcttcttctggttcctcctccctccccttcGCCCCGACTACCATTCTCCCCCGCAGGCGAGAGTCTGCAGTTCGAGGCGAGCTCCgcgcccccacccccttcccaaAACACGCCGCTCATTCCAAAACTTTAATAATCGCCGTGATAATtaacacaacaataaataataaaagacgTAACATCGCTGCAATGAATGAACtcgttttttgttgttttattcttattaaacCTGTTTATTTAGAACGGGCGTGTAAACGGATTGGTGTTGCTGAGCTTCGCCGGTTCTCGTTCCATCGGCTGGAATGCAAATTGTCGCTCGTCGTAAATTTGCATGGGGCGAATGGAGCCGGACTGGGACTACTGCAGATGCCACGTCTGGcgttaaaatgtatataaaggaATGAtaataacacattaaaaatgcGAGGGTCCACAAGCATCCCGGTGCATCGCGGTGGTAggagcctggtgggtaagacactcgcctatgagccagaagacccaggttcaaaccccacttactaccattgtgtccccgagcaagacacttaaccctgagtgtctccagagggggactgtccctgtaactactgactgtaagtcgctctggataaggccgtctgataaatgctgtaaatgtaaatcccaaAGGAAAACTGGTCGTCAGACGGTACCAGCAGCCCCGGGTACGAGAAGAAAGGTGACTGGTTTAATATGAACAGAGCGCCCCGACGCCCCCATCCCTGCCCCGGGCCGGAATGTAAACGTTTATTCCCACTTTTAGGAGTGTTTATTGCCGCGTCTTTTCCGAGCGCTGTTTGATCTCACTTTTATGCCCCAACACGCCCAAGCTCGGCTATTCACCTGTAGCTTTTCTCGCACTTCTCTCGCACACATTTGAGTGTTCTTTCTGGAACGTTTCTGCTACTAATCACCAAACTATACAAAACAAGAAGCGAAacaaacgagaaaaaaaaaccacagacaGAAGTTCGCTATAAGAACCATAATGTGCAGAAGAGCCGCGTGTGCGTAAAACGCCGCGTCGCCCCCTCGTGGAAAGAATCGTCATTGCGTCCGTGCCTCCTCATTTTCGGGAGCGCCGCGCCCCAACAAGCGTGACGTCCATTGGTTAAAAACTGAGCGCCGTTCCAGTAGCCCTGGTTACGATTCGGCACACGTCCCGCCCGTCATTGGCCGCCGCTGCGCGATTCCCCGCCTCCCCCGTGGTTTTGATTGGCTGCCGGACGGACGGGGGCGGCTGGAAGCTTCCAGAAGCGGATGTTGGCAGGCGGGCGTGGATCCTGCGGGGCGAGAGGTCTGTAGTAGTGTCCGCGTATCTGCTCGTATGGCCTTGATTAACGtctaaataaaaacaacaaaaacaacaccaGGGACATTTCGTCGCGTAAGTCATGGAAAGGGTAAACTGTAATGACGTAGGCTAATAGCCACAACAACGTGCTAGCGGATTTAGCCTTTGCTACAGTTCGATTGTGTTGCGTCGTGACCGCGTTTATTGTAGCTCAGTTGTGTGCAACACGTGCG
This window contains:
- the LOC114775380 gene encoding LOW QUALITY PROTEIN: homeobox protein SIX5-like (The sequence of the model RefSeq protein was modified relative to this genomic sequence to represent the inferred CDS: deleted 1 base in 1 codon), with the translated sequence MASSPSESAEQNEKAAEEPSPEPGAFTADAEPDDVSERLLRAFQSSALTFSADQVACLCEALLQAGNVDRLWRFLSTIPPSADLLRGNETLLKAQALVAFHREEFKDLYAILESHDFHPSNHGFLQNLYLQARYKEAERSRGRSLGAVDKYRLRKKFPLPKTIWDGEETVYCFKEKSRNALIECYKGNKYPTPDEKKSLAKATGLSLTQVSNWFKNRRQRDRTPSETTGTHAKSESDGNHSTEDEGSKGDIDDNSDKPLVLNGNPLLSGAGSGVIINGLTLSDGHAVTLSPVTANSTLLLNGAQVIPKVTGTISLGLEATALADMETQPTLPAVVLNAHANSNGSITLPLAEEAKAPGSAAGTLHTLDFINSISIPEGMVLKEEAGSGSSSSVPTPTSSSLSISSSTTTLPSLVLSQNGRLPETLSLPSSGGVVITSPVLPLSTQAAQASEIVMGPSASLCQVFQGQALQIASGLSQAQHMASPTALADGALLSVSPVTNIQVPQALTVQLGEQASPTNLPHIQAAISSPSQVVPVSQSKEMIVPMSLPQLVPVSTISASPSGALAFPQVVPAGPSLSIPSAGGTFRILASNPGTGVGVAPAPLRMNATSNPPGVQLLNSGVIQIPSAAPGNFVLTGGISASPILSLQQGKLILTIPAGIQITSMPVKSVPDSDTIPSQVGLPVEDQPTTAQAVPVSQSSPLAYVGSPVLFGGQEAGAPSNPTSDGSPDTPDAASTQTASAMLPSQQALSPESMLTLSPMCSSVAPTSQLHQTAWSPVPLPSSTGMILFDGRGKGDLTEDPALLGLPGGDSLLIGTSPSRDDVERESQLSSGEEMDGDSKILTQLQSVPVDDELGL